The following is a genomic window from Equus asinus isolate D_3611 breed Donkey chromosome 3, EquAss-T2T_v2, whole genome shotgun sequence.
GGGGTGTCAGCACCCCCACCTCACCCATGCAGGCAGTGAGATTGGGAGTAAGGCTCGGGCCAGCTCCCTGCACAGGGCTGGGTGAGAAGAGAGGGTCTGTCTCTGTTTATCCAGCTGAGAAGAATGGCTCTCCAGGCAGCAATTACGATCAAGCGGGGAACATCTGCCGGCTGAATGGGGTATTAGGCACCGGCGCCTGCAGCCCCGCTGACCACGCTGGAAGGTGCAGTTCTCGGGACTAGGGAGGGACGGAGGAGGGTGTGCGTGCTGACATTCTTCCCTGGGCCGTGGGCCAGGCTACGTGCTGCTGTGACACACTCAGAGCTCATCCCCCAGGAGCCCTGGCGGGGGGGTCGGGGGACCCCACTGCACGAGGAGGCCCTGCAGCTCAGAGGCAGGACCAGTGTCAGCCATGCCACCTCCAAGAGAAGGTCACCCTCCTGGGCCCCAGACTTGGCTGGCAGGTTGGAATACAGATTGTCAGGCCTGGCAGGGCCTGAGCATCCAGCAATCCCCCCACTTCACAAGAGGAGTACTGAAGTCCAGAGAGGGCAGGCGTTTGTCTGAGGTGGCTCAGCAATCCTGCGACAGAGCAGGGCCTACAACACGGACACCCTGTCCTGGCCCCTGCCTGGTGGTGGGAGGTCAGAGATGTTCCAATCGACCTTGGCCAGCCGTTTccacccctctctccccaccatccCTGGGTCTCGACTTCCCCACCGACCACTGAGCCTGAACACAGCAGCTGGGAGAGCCTATAGGTGACTCAGTGTGGACCCTCCAGGAGAGCTCTTCCGGGTTGAGGTGTCCTGAGGACCCATAACTCAGGGTGATGAGGCTGGGCAGCTGccgtgggggggtgggggggttctTTCCTAAGAGTCAGCCCTGGAAAGTCAGACCAGGGGAGGGGCCTGTCTGCCTCATGATTTGGGGGATAGGGACTTGGGGACGAAAGGCAGGACCAGGGCTGACCCCTCCCCGGGACAGACAAGGACAGATGGGCAGCGACCCAGGAGAGAGCCGGGCTGCCAGGCAGGGGCCAGGGTGGGGGACATACATATGGAAAGGCCGAGGGGCCCCCGGAGGGAGGGACAGGAGGACTGGATGGTCACAGCAGGGACCCCCAGCACGAGCCCCTCCAGCCCGCCAAGCTCATGCGTGTGCATgtctgtgcgtgtgcctgtgtgatTAAGGGGGGACCTCTGCCCTCCTTGCAGTACTTGAGTCCTGCTCCCACCCAGCCGCCCCAGCTCTGCAGAGCTCCTGGGCGCCGTGGTGCGGGCTGGAAGCCTGAGTGTGGGGTGAGAATGGACACAGGAGAGAGCTGAGGCGGGGCAAGGCTGGGCCGCCCTGGGCGGGTGGGAGTCGGGGACCAGGGGGCAggctccagctccctccccagccaCTGCTTTTGAGCCTCATACTCAAAAACAGTAAGAAACTGGTAAAGGCCTCTGGTCTGGAATAAGGGTCTGGGGGCGTGCCTTGACCTTGTCTCCACCCAACCTGTGGGTGGGGCGGGTCTCAGCCGCTCTGTCTCCTCCACAGTGGCGAGCCCACCCCAGGCtgagaggcagggctggcccaAAGGACTGGAGGACAGAACTGCCGCCTGGGCAGTGAGAGCCCCGCCTTCCCCAGCTGAGGAGGGGGCTTCCTGCCAGGCGGGTAaggatggggagggggcgggatggggaagaagggaggacagTTCTCCAGGATGTAAATTTGGGGGCTCTTGATTTCTTTTGCCTCTTAGCCGGTTACAGCACAAGAATTTTGagtatatattttgtattatgtaaaacatttttctttaaaaaaagacccCCTCCTTCTCATGCAAGGGGGGGAGGGGTTGGCTGGAGTCTGGTGCACTAGAGTGCCCTCCTTCCACCCCTGGCAGGAGGTCAGGCAGGGTGAGCGTCTGGAAGGCGCCCCCTGCCCAGCCACTGAAGGACTGTCTGCTGCACCCAACACTTAGATTACAAAggtttatttagaaaatagtttggTTGTTTGGCTGTCATTTTTGGCAAACATTTAATACTTGCAGTAACCAAAGATTGTCAGCGCTCTTTTCTTCCCCCCAGACAGCCACCCCCGCTGGTCCCGGGGAAGTCAGCCCTTGCTCAGATGCGGTCCGGGGCGGTGGTGCGTGTTTCGGGGGGCTCCTTGCTCCCTCACTTGGGGGTTGCATACGCCACTGCTGTCTACGACCTCGACCTCACAGCCACACCCTGACAGGGCCCCCGGAGCTGGATGCAGGTCTGGAGCCCCAGAAGCAGGCCCTTGCTGAGATGGGAAGGCAGAGGgatctcccctctctcctgccccctccccggaGGCACTGCGGTCTCTCAGCCCACGCTCCTGGCCTGCTGTCCCCCCTCCCCTGCGCCCTGGAGGCCAATCCATCCCTAGGTCCTTGCACCCCTAGCTGCCCTCTCACTTTCTCCCGGGGGGCCACGCCAGCCCGCCCCTCCGCCCGGAGCTGTCCAGATCTCCGCGCGAGGCGGGGCGCGCGGGTCACTGCCTGAAGCCCCTTCTCCTCCGTCGGAAGAGGATGTGCTTGAAGGAGCGCCGGAAGTCCTGGTTGAATACGGTGTAGATGACCGGGTTGAGCGAGCTGTTGCAGTAGCCGATCCAGAAAAAGAACTTGAAGAGCGGGCCGGGCACCTGGCAGGCCTCGCGGCAGATGCCGTACAGGCTGTAGGTGAAGAAGAAGGGGAACCAGCAGAGCACGAACACGCCCATGACCACGGCCAGCACGAAGGTGAAGCGCTTCTCGCGCGCCTGGGCCACCTTGCGGCGGCACACGCTGCTGCGCGCCCGGCGCCGGCGCGACAGGAAGAACTCGACGGAGCGCGAGCTAGCGCGCGACAGGCGCCCGCTGGGGCCCGGGGACCTGGCGGCGGTCAGCGCGCCGGGCTCAGCCGCTCCCGGCCCCAGCTCCTCGGCGCCGCCCGCGTCCCCCTCGCCGCCCGctcgccgccgcccgccccgccgcaGCGCGCCCCTGCGCCGCCGCCTCTCGGCCGCCGCGCTGCTGTCCTCGGGCTCCACGTCGgcgcgcggggggcgcgggggcgcgCAGTGCCCGTTCTCGCCCGCGCTCGCCGCCGCGCCCAGCCCGTTCTCCGTCGTCGGGGACGCGCCGTCGGGGCCCGCAGGCGTGCGCTTCTCGCTGAGTGTGCGCGTGCGCAGCTTGGCCACGCGGTAGATGCGCGCGTAGACCAGGCCCATGATGAGGCACGGCGCGAAGAAGGAGACCATGCAGGAGGACAGGATGTACCAGGTCTCGTCGTTGAGGCCGCACTGCGGGTAGGCGGCGCCATCGGGCTGGCGGTAGAGCGAGACGAGCGGCGGGAAGGAGATAACGGCTGAGATGAGCCACACGGCCACGATGGTGGCCTTGACGCGGCGCGGCGTGCGCTTCAGGTTGTACTCAACGGCCTGCGTCACGGACCAGTATCGGTCCAGGCTGATGGCGCACAGGTGCACGATGGACGAGGTGCAGAAGAGCACGTCTAGCGCCAGGTACACGCCGCACCACACCTGCCCAAAGTACCAGTAGGCCATGAGCTCGTTGGCCAGCGAGAAGGGCATAACCAGCGTGGCCACCAGGATGTCGGCCGAGGCCAGTGACACCAAGAAGAGGTTCTGCGGCGCACGCAGCGCCCGGCTGGTCAGCACGGCGATCACCACTAGCACGTTGCCCACCACGGTGAAGACGATGAGGAAGCCCACCACGGCCGCCAGCCCTGCCACGGCACCCGCCGAGTACTGGCCGGGGGGCGGCCCCCAGGCAGCCCCCGAGGCGTTGGCCTCTCCGGCGCCGCTCGCGTTggggcccgccgccgccgccgccgccgtcagCGCCGCCGCCAGCGCCGGGGACGCCATGGTCCTCCCGCGAGCTACGCGGTCCTGCCTGGAGCCCGGGCGCAGCCGCGGCAGCTCGGGCGCCCCCCA
Proteins encoded in this region:
- the ADRA2C gene encoding alpha-2C adrenergic receptor — encoded protein: MASPALAAALTAAAAAAGPNASGAGEANASGAAWGPPPGQYSAGAVAGLAAVVGFLIVFTVVGNVLVVIAVLTSRALRAPQNLFLVSLASADILVATLVMPFSLANELMAYWYFGQVWCGVYLALDVLFCTSSIVHLCAISLDRYWSVTQAVEYNLKRTPRRVKATIVAVWLISAVISFPPLVSLYRQPDGAAYPQCGLNDETWYILSSCMVSFFAPCLIMGLVYARIYRVAKLRTRTLSEKRTPAGPDGASPTTENGLGAAASAGENGHCAPPRPPRADVEPEDSSAAAERRRRRGALRRGGRRRAGGEGDAGGAEELGPGAAEPGALTAARSPGPSGRLSRASSRSVEFFLSRRRRARSSVCRRKVAQAREKRFTFVLAVVMGVFVLCWFPFFFTYSLYGICREACQVPGPLFKFFFWIGYCNSSLNPVIYTVFNQDFRRSFKHILFRRRRRGFRQ